The Brachyspira hyodysenteriae ATCC 27164 genome includes a window with the following:
- a CDS encoding DUF5312 family protein: MNFFDYIKYNLFNIRTPELVEKMRMEEYSDRISKHKYNFVDLKTKALTVTCAKFMFEMYKVIGPLLNPLKEEFIVKDGKQFSYYLIEVSFNNEMKELYSTLNRDYMMSKIKEGKNPNAVFNEVKNNFVKFKKFISGESGKEINLTFNLLKDFAQLSNFDFFLFLRAFCPSFVDGAYNSNPQFKPSSNIQIVDDLVKLDYAVNSIVIRKELLSALNVFQQYLGMPPIPEKNIKSFLARVKYLQTPDIMHDIIVYLLKDFTYKCSINPSNVNIFVNYITDFTNNLKKDMDSIVSEIKSSKIAGMRNKIFNGIEILKMSNVNEEKNEQLEKFDCPIFTCVEPLQYIKTFIIEMFDINYKDPLNDMFLGAEFVSKDRNSQGLDAFYILNDVREAIQRFDTMLSPESENFKRLKTWIISKNKANANKDLIESMVNKIDSEGNKIVLSVYNSVIDLTTIVKNIFEDCKNNTKLEISNANKVQYLAKFNLDIAKKMLDDFDNFIALMKNFVR; this comes from the coding sequence GTGAATTTTTTCGATTATATAAAATACAATTTATTTAACATAAGAACTCCTGAACTAGTAGAAAAAATGCGTATGGAGGAGTATTCTGACAGAATATCCAAACATAAATATAATTTTGTAGATTTAAAAACTAAAGCATTAACAGTTACATGTGCAAAATTCATGTTTGAAATGTATAAGGTAATAGGACCTTTACTTAATCCTTTGAAAGAAGAGTTTATAGTTAAAGACGGAAAACAATTTTCATATTATTTAATAGAGGTATCTTTTAATAATGAAATGAAAGAATTGTATTCTACATTAAATAGAGATTATATGATGTCCAAAATAAAGGAAGGTAAAAATCCTAATGCTGTATTTAATGAAGTAAAAAATAACTTCGTAAAATTCAAGAAATTTATAAGCGGAGAAAGCGGAAAAGAAATTAATTTAACTTTCAACTTATTAAAAGATTTTGCACAGCTATCAAATTTTGATTTCTTTTTATTTTTAAGAGCTTTTTGTCCTTCATTTGTAGACGGTGCTTATAATTCTAATCCGCAATTCAAACCTAGTTCAAATATACAGATAGTTGATGATTTGGTAAAATTAGATTATGCTGTTAATTCAATAGTAATAAGAAAGGAATTACTATCTGCTTTAAATGTTTTTCAGCAATATTTAGGAATGCCTCCTATACCTGAAAAAAACATTAAATCATTTTTAGCTAGAGTTAAATATCTTCAAACTCCTGATATAATGCATGATATTATAGTTTATTTGCTCAAAGATTTCACTTATAAATGCAGTATTAATCCATCAAATGTTAATATATTTGTAAATTATATAACAGACTTTACAAATAATTTGAAAAAAGATATGGATAGTATAGTTTCTGAAATTAAGAGCAGTAAAATTGCCGGAATGAGAAATAAAATATTTAACGGCATAGAAATATTAAAAATGTCAAATGTAAATGAAGAAAAAAATGAGCAGCTTGAAAAATTTGACTGTCCTATATTTACATGTGTAGAACCATTACAATATATAAAAACATTCATTATAGAGATGTTTGATATAAATTATAAAGATCCGCTTAATGATATGTTCTTGGGTGCTGAATTTGTAAGTAAAGACAGAAATTCTCAAGGATTAGATGCTTTCTATATCTTGAATGATGTAAGAGAAGCTATACAGAGATTTGATACAATGTTAAGTCCTGAATCTGAAAACTTCAAACGCTTAAAAACTTGGATAATATCAAAAAATAAAGCAAATGCCAATAAAGATTTAATAGAATCTATGGTAAATAAAATAGATTCAGAGGGAAATAAAATAGTTCTAAGTGTTTATAATTCTGTGATAGATTTAACTACTATAGTAAAAAATATATTTGAGGATTGTAAAAACAATACTAAATTAGAAATCAGCAATGCAAACAAAGTGCAGTATTTAGCTAAATTCAATCTTGATATAGCTAAAAAAATGCTTGATGATTTTGATAATTTTATTGCACTTATGAAAAACTTTGTAAGATAA
- a CDS encoding lysylphosphatidylglycerol synthase transmembrane domain-containing protein — MNKNHKTIIQVIIGVAVSIICLYFAFRGINIKESIEIVKNINVKYFLISLVLSILIIALRGLRWECFIPLKKPIKKRTVVMATYIGYMGNNILPAKLGEVARAYILGMKENVSKSALIASVVTERLFDVITGGIILTISVVFIPDLPQTVTYAAIALFVLSIIGFLVLMFLVWQREFAHKVFHKIFGILPKNIGDKLIEFSCNFIDGIGFKNDPKHIFLIFFYTFLYLIGQVCTIELLMTSFNIKATPIIALFMFAIGGFGFAVPSAPSGIGPFEWAIIFGLSLIGVEKSIAAPYALVYHIMGIVPIVIIGFVFLFMLGIDLKTATKGDNQIEGKEENDNAKIS; from the coding sequence ATGAATAAAAATCATAAAACTATTATACAGGTAATAATAGGAGTCGCTGTAAGCATAATTTGTTTATATTTTGCTTTCAGAGGAATTAATATAAAAGAATCTATAGAAATAGTTAAAAATATTAATGTTAAATATTTTTTAATTTCATTAGTATTAAGTATACTAATTATAGCATTAAGAGGCTTAAGATGGGAATGTTTTATTCCTTTAAAAAAGCCTATTAAAAAAAGAACCGTAGTTATGGCAACTTATATAGGATATATGGGAAATAATATACTTCCTGCAAAACTTGGAGAGGTTGCGAGAGCATATATTTTGGGAATGAAAGAGAATGTAAGCAAATCTGCATTGATTGCTTCAGTTGTTACAGAAAGACTTTTCGATGTTATAACAGGTGGCATAATACTAACGATATCAGTAGTATTCATACCTGATTTACCTCAAACTGTTACCTATGCTGCTATTGCTTTATTTGTTTTATCAATAATTGGTTTTTTGGTATTAATGTTTTTAGTATGGCAGAGAGAATTTGCTCATAAAGTTTTTCATAAAATTTTTGGAATACTTCCTAAAAATATAGGTGATAAATTAATTGAGTTTTCATGCAATTTTATAGATGGAATAGGTTTTAAGAATGACCCTAAGCATATATTTTTAATATTTTTCTATACTTTTCTTTATCTTATAGGTCAAGTATGCACTATAGAATTGTTAATGACTTCTTTTAACATAAAAGCTACTCCTATAATAGCATTATTTATGTTTGCTATAGGAGGATTTGGTTTTGCTGTGCCTTCTGCCCCTTCTGGAATAGGACCTTTTGAATGGGCTATAATATTTGGGCTTTCACTTATAGGTGTTGAAAAAAGTATAGCAGCTCCTTATGCTTTAGTATATCATATTATGGGAATTGTACCTATAGTAATAATTGGATTTGTATTTCTATTTATGCTAGGTATAGATTTAAAGACTGCTACTAAAGGTGATAATCAAATAGAAGGCAAAGAAGAAAATGATAATGCCAAAATATCATAA
- the rsmG gene encoding 16S rRNA (guanine(527)-N(7))-methyltransferase RsmG, which produces MNYDSILDNISNIIKIDENKKEKLIQYASLVIDYNKNVNITGAKTEEDFFNDHIADCLLALDIFYDYDNIIDIGSGSGLPSIPLAIIFNDKKFTLCESKNKKAEFLRLAKDKLGLDNIEVKCINAYEIKEKYDTITSRAFSDISTLLKIFNKLKTKKSKLILYKGKIEKIEEELKEANIQKNKYNIEIKKLESKDKERHIVIIS; this is translated from the coding sequence ATGAATTATGATTCTATATTAGACAATATCAGCAATATAATAAAAATTGATGAAAATAAAAAAGAAAAACTTATTCAGTATGCTTCTTTAGTAATAGATTATAATAAAAATGTTAATATAACAGGGGCAAAAACTGAAGAAGATTTTTTTAATGATCATATTGCTGATTGTCTTCTTGCTTTGGATATATTTTATGATTATGATAATATAATAGATATAGGCTCAGGTTCAGGACTTCCTTCTATACCTCTTGCTATTATATTTAATGATAAGAAATTCACATTATGCGAATCTAAAAATAAAAAGGCTGAATTTTTAAGATTAGCTAAAGATAAATTGGGATTAGATAATATAGAAGTGAAATGTATAAATGCTTATGAAATAAAAGAAAAATATGATACTATAACATCAAGAGCATTCTCAGATATATCTACACTTTTAAAAATCTTTAACAAATTAAAAACAAAAAAGTCTAAATTGATTTTGTATAAAGGTAAAATAGAAAAGATAGAAGAAGAATTAAAAGAAGCAAATATTCAAAAAAATAAATATAATATAGAAATAAAAAAACTTGAATCAAAAGATAAAGAGCGTCATATAGTTATAATATCATAG
- a CDS encoding tetratricopeptide repeat protein: MFIRKICIVLAIFIFGAFNLFPQSNKENEDVFKDSQYIKNEEEAKAAYSLALYYKERALASKTVTEQTVKDLESAKVILQEIVKYVQNKEIYITLAETHEALGEYYESSKIYDSLVFDSPEDIDILFKAAERNIFIMNNIDKARYYLEAAYEIDNSNNEVLILLGYTYYQSKELNKAIHYFSKVDETKKPSNNNNYLSYYNFYYGMSEFYLSRFSSAVNRFKKLENVQLSPADKYTASYGIVKSYQALEKYNEAYSNSINIEDGLFLSAYLSFMSDKYDDGLFNEIDSSNPNTPKILSIISEAKTSGYSNALNIIETDLDRREIDLDIIQAYYKMISEVGNEENKMNSEMDIISFYLMIKNIDALPKHIDNLISYDNSGKFNNLYLQAALEFKNQNDFNSSKEMLNKYLSLNNKSIKENELVSLVLTASDIGESELAISAIEKYEKEKYSYSYLKAYAALINNDEVNANKYLDEDFEYFSNNKSNTNDYRINIPYITSLALNNTNSALLYANYKYSQDPSSAENINSLSWALVSLGSDLDKAISLSKNAVKLEPESPHYIDTLGFAYYKKGDYDNALKTLLKAALYVDDDSKAEIYAHIADAYYAKNDYKNALKYYRKSISSYKKEFDYDENRVKDRIESLTEQQ; the protein is encoded by the coding sequence ATGTTTATCAGAAAAATTTGTATTGTATTAGCAATTTTTATATTCGGTGCCTTTAATTTATTTCCGCAGTCAAATAAAGAAAATGAAGATGTATTTAAGGATTCTCAGTATATAAAAAATGAAGAAGAGGCAAAAGCTGCTTATAGCTTGGCTTTATATTATAAAGAACGTGCATTAGCTAGTAAAACTGTAACAGAACAAACAGTAAAAGATTTGGAAAGTGCCAAAGTAATACTTCAGGAAATTGTAAAATATGTACAAAATAAAGAGATATATATAACATTAGCTGAAACACATGAGGCTTTGGGAGAATATTATGAGAGTTCAAAAATTTATGATTCATTAGTTTTTGATTCTCCTGAAGATATTGATATATTGTTTAAAGCTGCTGAAAGAAATATTTTTATTATGAATAATATTGATAAAGCAAGATATTATTTAGAAGCTGCTTATGAAATAGATAATTCCAATAATGAAGTTTTGATATTATTAGGTTATACATACTATCAAAGCAAAGAACTTAATAAAGCTATACATTATTTTTCTAAAGTAGATGAAACTAAAAAGCCAAGTAATAATAACAATTATTTAAGCTATTATAATTTTTATTATGGTATGAGTGAATTTTATTTAAGCAGATTTTCTAGTGCTGTAAATAGATTTAAAAAATTAGAGAATGTTCAATTATCTCCGGCAGATAAATATACAGCTTCTTATGGAATAGTAAAAAGTTATCAGGCTTTAGAAAAATATAATGAAGCTTATTCTAATAGTATAAATATAGAAGACGGCTTATTTTTGAGTGCGTATTTAAGTTTTATGTCTGATAAATATGATGATGGTTTATTTAATGAAATAGACAGTTCAAATCCTAATACTCCTAAGATATTGTCTATCATTTCAGAAGCAAAAACTTCAGGATACAGCAATGCTCTTAACATCATTGAAACTGATTTAGACAGAAGAGAAATAGATTTGGATATTATACAGGCTTATTATAAAATGATTTCTGAGGTAGGAAATGAAGAAAATAAAATGAATTCAGAGATGGATATAATATCATTTTATTTAATGATTAAAAATATAGATGCCTTACCTAAACATATAGATAATTTAATTAGCTATGATAATAGCGGAAAATTTAATAATTTATATTTGCAGGCTGCTTTGGAGTTTAAAAATCAAAATGATTTCAATTCATCAAAAGAGATGCTAAATAAGTATTTATCTTTGAATAATAAAAGTATAAAAGAAAATGAATTAGTATCATTAGTATTAACAGCAAGCGATATAGGTGAAAGCGAACTTGCTATAAGTGCTATTGAAAAATATGAAAAAGAAAAATATTCTTACAGTTATTTAAAAGCTTATGCTGCATTAATAAATAATGATGAAGTTAATGCTAATAAATATTTAGATGAGGACTTTGAATATTTTAGTAATAATAAATCAAACACTAATGATTATAGAATAAATATTCCTTATATAACATCATTAGCATTGAATAATACAAACTCAGCATTGCTATATGCTAATTATAAATATTCTCAAGATCCAAGTTCTGCTGAAAATATTAATAGTTTATCTTGGGCATTAGTTTCATTAGGAAGTGATTTGGATAAAGCTATATCTCTTTCTAAGAATGCTGTTAAATTAGAACCTGAGTCTCCTCATTATATAGATACTTTAGGTTTTGCTTACTATAAGAAAGGCGATTATGATAATGCTTTAAAAACATTATTAAAAGCAGCTTTATATGTAGATGATGATTCTAAAGCTGAGATATATGCTCATATTGCTGATGCCTACTATGCAAAAAATGATTATAAAAATGCTCTTAAGTATTATAGAAAATCAATATCATCATATAAAAAAGAATTTGATTATGATGAAAACAGAGTAAAAGATAGAATAGAAAGTTTAACAGAGCAACAATAA
- a CDS encoding squalene/phytoene synthase family protein: MATKINTKYLLDLVSRSFALTIPLLDKNKKNKVEVQYLLARIIDTIEDSSHNAEDKDTLITAFINILKTENLDNLENFKNVVIQHSINENDKVLIENIDVVVKSFFTFKPEIKNISISYLREMGYGMIYYQDHTISTFEDLDDYCYYVAGTVGLYLTELAKILDNIELDREKAKSLGRFLQKVNIIKDAKLDYGEKRVFWPISLFENENPAPYFEDGAYMDKSMEILIKMVESAMSEFRNSIEYIMDIDKKASGYRHFCLVAVLMGYETIKLMKSNYNIFMGETVKIPRKNTLEIVAKVKADFYTNKKLEDLLEKAFTKDLGQNESETPSNNE, encoded by the coding sequence ATGGCAACAAAAATTAATACGAAATATTTACTAGATTTAGTTTCAAGAAGTTTTGCTTTAACTATACCATTACTTGATAAGAATAAAAAAAATAAGGTAGAAGTTCAGTATTTGCTTGCAAGGATAATAGATACTATAGAAGATTCAAGTCATAATGCAGAGGATAAAGATACATTAATAACAGCTTTTATAAATATTTTAAAAACAGAAAATCTTGATAATTTAGAAAATTTTAAAAATGTAGTTATACAGCATTCTATAAATGAAAATGATAAGGTTTTAATAGAAAATATAGATGTTGTAGTAAAATCTTTTTTCACCTTCAAACCAGAAATAAAGAATATATCTATATCATATTTAAGAGAAATGGGTTATGGTATGATTTATTATCAGGATCATACTATATCAACCTTTGAGGATTTAGATGATTATTGTTATTATGTAGCTGGTACTGTAGGACTTTATCTTACTGAACTTGCAAAGATTTTAGATAATATAGAGTTGGATAGAGAGAAGGCTAAGAGCTTGGGAAGATTTTTGCAAAAAGTCAATATTATTAAAGATGCAAAATTAGATTATGGGGAGAAAAGAGTTTTTTGGCCTATAAGTTTATTTGAAAATGAAAATCCTGCTCCATATTTTGAAGATGGTGCTTATATGGATAAATCTATGGAAATTTTAATAAAAATGGTAGAATCAGCAATGAGCGAGTTTAGAAATTCTATAGAATATATTATGGATATAGATAAAAAAGCATCAGGCTACAGACATTTTTGTTTGGTTGCTGTACTTATGGGCTATGAAACTATCAAGCTTATGAAAAGCAATTATAATATATTTATGGGTGAAACTGTAAAAATTCCTAGAAAAAATACTTTAGAAATAGTTGCAAAAGTGAAGGCTGATTTTTATACTAATAAGAAATTGGAAGACTTATTAGAAAAAGCATTTACAAAAGATCTGGGACAAAATGAATCTGAAACTCCTTCAAATAATGAGTAA